The following are encoded together in the Pseudomonas maumuensis genome:
- a CDS encoding carboxymuconolactone decarboxylase family protein, translating into MADNKQTGESIRRQVMGDAFVDRALGNATEFTQPLQDFVNEHAWGSVWARDGLPLKTRSLITLAALTALKCPQELKGHVRGALNNGCSVEEIREALLHCAIYAGVPAAIDAFRAAQEVIESYQANATN; encoded by the coding sequence ATGGCTGACAACAAACAGACCGGTGAAAGCATTCGTCGCCAGGTAATGGGCGATGCCTTCGTCGATCGCGCGCTCGGCAACGCGACCGAGTTCACCCAACCGCTGCAGGACTTCGTCAACGAACATGCCTGGGGAAGTGTCTGGGCCCGTGACGGGCTACCGCTGAAGACCCGCAGCCTGATCACCCTGGCCGCCCTGACCGCGCTCAAGTGCCCGCAAGAACTAAAAGGCCACGTGCGTGGGGCGTTGAACAACGGTTGCAGCGTCGAGGAGATCCGCGAGGCGCTGTTGCATTGCGCGATATATGCCGGGGTGCCGGCAGCGATCGATGCGTTTCGGGCGGCGCAGGAAGTGATCGAGAGTTATCAGGCGAATGCTACGAATTAG
- a CDS encoding calcium/sodium antiporter has product MGLGLLLMIFGAELLVRAALRLASRLHVRPLIIGLSLVAFGSTAPQLTVSLQAAYQGAPDVAVGSVVGSNIFNVLVILGLAALIIPLRVSRQLVRLDIPLMIFASALVYLLALNGELGRLEGGLLLLGLAGYLAMLWHQSRHYARTYPAPRTEHASPLRFWSGALLQILMGLGLLSLAGHLVLEAAVEVATDLGLSERIIGLTVVAVCTSLPELAAALIAALRGEREIAVGTVIGSNLFNLLAVLGLTAMTAPEPLSISPNALDFDLPVMLGVAALCLPVFYSGYRVTRAEGLVFLCLYLAYGLHVVTFTTGLPLAGRLEQLMLFYVMPVLGVVLLYTTVRAWRRQH; this is encoded by the coding sequence CTGGGCCTGGGCTTGCTGCTGATGATCTTCGGTGCCGAACTGCTGGTACGCGCCGCCCTGCGCCTGGCCAGCCGCCTGCACGTGCGCCCGCTGATCATCGGCCTGAGCCTGGTCGCCTTCGGCAGCACCGCGCCACAGCTGACCGTAAGCCTGCAAGCCGCCTACCAGGGCGCGCCGGATGTCGCGGTGGGCAGCGTCGTGGGCAGCAACATCTTCAACGTGCTGGTGATCCTGGGCCTTGCCGCACTGATCATTCCGCTGCGTGTGTCACGCCAGCTGGTGCGCCTGGATATCCCACTGATGATCTTCGCCAGCGCCCTGGTCTACCTGCTTGCGCTCAACGGCGAACTGGGGCGGCTGGAAGGCGGCCTGCTGCTGCTCGGCCTGGCCGGTTACCTGGCCATGCTCTGGCATCAGTCGCGCCACTATGCCCGCACCTACCCGGCACCACGCACCGAGCACGCCAGCCCGCTGCGCTTCTGGAGCGGGGCGCTGCTGCAGATTCTCATGGGCCTGGGGCTGCTGAGCCTGGCGGGTCACCTGGTACTGGAGGCAGCCGTCGAAGTAGCCACCGACCTGGGCCTGTCCGAACGCATCATCGGCCTGACCGTGGTTGCGGTATGCACCTCGCTGCCGGAGCTGGCCGCCGCGCTGATCGCGGCCCTGCGCGGCGAACGGGAGATCGCCGTGGGCACGGTGATCGGCAGCAACCTGTTCAACCTGCTGGCGGTGCTGGGGTTGACGGCCATGACCGCCCCCGAACCCTTGTCGATTTCACCCAACGCCCTGGATTTCGACCTGCCGGTGATGCTCGGCGTCGCGGCTCTGTGCCTGCCGGTGTTCTACTCCGGCTACCGGGTCACCCGCGCCGAAGGCCTGGTGTTCCTGTGTCTTTACCTGGCCTACGGACTGCACGTGGTGACCTTCACCACCGGCCTGCCATTGGCCGGACGCCTCGAACAACTGATGCTGTTCTATGTAATGCCAGTGCTCGGGGTCGTGCTGCTGTACACGACAGTGCGCGCCTGGCGCCGCCAACACTAA
- a CDS encoding response regulator transcription factor, translating into MSEENQVEGEELPHLLLVDDDATFTRVMARAMSRRGFRVSTAGSAEEGLKLAEQDLPDYATLDLKMEGDSGLVLLPKLLELDPEMRVVILTGYSSIATAVEAVKRGACNYLCKPADADDVLAALLSEHTDLDTLVPENPMSVDRLQWEHIQRVLGEHEGNISATARALGMHRRTLQRKLQKRPVRR; encoded by the coding sequence ATGAGCGAAGAAAACCAGGTCGAAGGCGAAGAGCTGCCGCACCTGCTGCTGGTGGATGACGACGCCACCTTCACCCGGGTGATGGCCCGGGCGATGTCGCGTCGTGGCTTCCGTGTGAGCACCGCGGGTTCTGCCGAGGAAGGCTTGAAACTGGCCGAGCAGGACCTGCCCGACTACGCCACGCTGGACCTGAAGATGGAGGGCGACTCGGGCCTGGTGTTGCTGCCCAAGCTGCTGGAGCTGGATCCGGAGATGCGCGTGGTGATCCTGACCGGTTACTCGAGCATCGCCACGGCGGTCGAGGCGGTCAAGCGCGGGGCCTGCAACTACCTGTGCAAACCGGCCGACGCCGACGATGTGCTGGCGGCGCTGCTCTCGGAGCACACCGACCTGGATACCCTGGTGCCGGAAAACCCGATGTCGGTGGATCGCCTGCAGTGGGAGCACATCCAGCGCGTGCTGGGCGAGCACGAGGGCAACATCTCCGCCACGGCGCGGGCGCTGGGCATGCATCGGCGCACCTTGCAGCGCAAGCTGCAGAAGCGTCCGGTCCGACGCTGA
- a CDS encoding amino acid permease — protein MQDQSTPERLQRGLKNRHIQLIALGGAIGTGLFLGIAQTIQLAGPSVLLGYAIAGLMAFLIMRQLGEMVVEEPVAGSFSHFAHQYWSEFAGFVSGWNYWVVYVLVGMAELTAVGIYVQYWWPDFPTWATAAIFFVVINAINLTQVKVYGEMEFWFALVKVVAIVSMIGFGAWLLGSGHGGPDASVANLWQYGGFFPNGVTGLIMALAVIMFSFGGLELVGITAAEAANPRESIPKATNQVVYRILIFYIGALAVLLSLYPWQKVVQGGSPFVMIFHELDSDLVATILNIVVLTAALSVYNSCVYANSRMLFGLATQGDAPRQLLKVSRRGVPLTALGVSAFATGLCVLINYLMPGEAFGLLMALAVSALVINWASISITHLKFRKAKLAAGITPFYKSLWHPLSNYLCLAFIVLILVVMYLTPPIRISVMLIPAWIAVLWVAFRMKKARQA, from the coding sequence ATGCAAGACCAGAGCACGCCCGAGCGCTTGCAGCGCGGGCTGAAGAATCGCCATATCCAGCTGATCGCGCTGGGCGGGGCCATCGGCACCGGGCTGTTCCTGGGCATCGCCCAGACCATCCAGCTGGCCGGCCCCTCGGTGCTGCTGGGCTACGCCATCGCCGGCCTGATGGCCTTCCTGATCATGCGCCAGCTGGGCGAGATGGTGGTCGAGGAGCCGGTCGCCGGTAGCTTCAGCCATTTCGCGCACCAGTACTGGAGCGAGTTCGCCGGTTTCGTCTCGGGCTGGAACTACTGGGTGGTGTACGTGCTGGTCGGCATGGCCGAGCTCACGGCCGTTGGGATCTATGTGCAGTACTGGTGGCCGGATTTCCCCACCTGGGCTACCGCGGCGATCTTCTTCGTGGTGATCAACGCCATCAACCTGACCCAGGTGAAGGTGTATGGCGAAATGGAGTTCTGGTTCGCTCTGGTCAAGGTGGTGGCCATCGTCAGCATGATCGGCTTCGGCGCCTGGCTGCTGGGCAGCGGCCATGGCGGGCCGGATGCCAGCGTCGCCAACCTGTGGCAGTACGGTGGCTTCTTCCCCAATGGCGTCACCGGGCTGATCATGGCGCTGGCGGTGATCATGTTCTCCTTCGGCGGCCTGGAGCTGGTGGGCATCACCGCCGCCGAAGCGGCCAACCCGCGTGAAAGCATCCCGAAGGCCACCAACCAGGTGGTCTATCGCATCCTAATCTTCTACATCGGCGCGCTGGCTGTGCTGCTGTCGCTGTATCCATGGCAAAAGGTGGTACAGGGCGGTAGCCCGTTCGTGATGATCTTCCACGAACTGGACAGCGACCTGGTGGCGACCATCCTCAACATCGTGGTGCTGACTGCCGCGCTGTCGGTCTACAACAGCTGCGTGTACGCCAACAGCCGCATGTTGTTCGGCCTGGCCACCCAGGGTGATGCGCCGCGCCAGTTGCTCAAGGTCAGTCGCCGTGGCGTGCCGCTCACCGCGCTGGGCGTATCGGCGTTCGCCACCGGCCTGTGCGTGCTGATCAACTACCTGATGCCGGGCGAGGCCTTTGGCCTGTTGATGGCCCTGGCGGTGTCGGCGTTGGTGATCAACTGGGCGAGTATCAGCATCACCCACCTGAAGTTCCGCAAGGCCAAGCTGGCGGCCGGCATCACGCCGTTCTACAAGAGCCTGTGGCACCCGCTGAGCAACTACCTGTGCCTGGCGTTCATCGTGCTGATCCTGGTGGTGATGTACCTGACGCCGCCGATTCGCATCTCGGTGATGTTGATTCCGGCGTGGATTGCCGTGCTGTGGGTGGCCTTCCGCATGAAGAAGGCGCGTCAGGCCTGA
- a CDS encoding ATP-binding protein — MLAVAHPLSATRQNLWRLTFIRILVLAAQAGSVGVAYWTELLPLPWFSLAVTLALSSLLCAFTALRLRLSLPVTELEYALQLACDLLIHSALLYYSGGSTNPFVSYYLVPLAIAAVTLPWIYSLVLSGIALVAYSLLLVQYYPLETLPLARDTMQVYGMWLSIALAAGVITFFAARMAEELRQQENLRAERREESLRDEQLLAVATQAAGAAHELGTPLATMSVLLNEMRQDHADPLLQEDLQILQDQVKLCKETLQQLVRAAEANRRLAIIEQDVTAWLDEALNRWHLMRPEASYRFQRLRDGVVPRLTPPPDLTQALLNLLNNAADACPDDLEVRLDWDAQDIVISIRDHGPGVPPAIAEAIGKPFITTKGKGFGLGLFLSKASVTRAGGSVKLYSHEQGGTLTELRLPHGKRGDA; from the coding sequence ATGCTCGCCGTCGCACATCCGTTGTCCGCCACACGCCAGAACCTCTGGCGCCTGACCTTTATCCGCATCCTCGTCCTGGCGGCCCAGGCCGGCTCCGTGGGCGTGGCCTACTGGACCGAGCTGCTGCCGCTGCCGTGGTTCTCGTTGGCCGTCACGCTGGCCCTGTCGTCGCTGCTGTGCGCGTTCACCGCCCTGCGTCTGCGCCTGTCGCTGCCGGTCACCGAACTCGAGTACGCCCTGCAACTGGCTTGCGACCTGCTGATCCACAGTGCCCTGCTTTATTACTCGGGTGGCTCGACCAACCCCTTCGTCTCCTATTACCTGGTGCCGTTGGCCATCGCCGCGGTCACCTTGCCGTGGATCTACTCGCTGGTGCTCTCGGGCATTGCCCTGGTGGCCTACAGCCTGTTGCTGGTGCAGTACTACCCGCTGGAAACGCTGCCGCTGGCGCGCGACACCATGCAGGTCTACGGCATGTGGCTGAGCATCGCCCTGGCTGCGGGGGTGATCACCTTCTTCGCCGCGCGCATGGCCGAGGAGTTGCGCCAGCAGGAGAACCTGCGGGCCGAGCGCCGGGAAGAAAGCCTGCGCGACGAGCAGTTGTTGGCCGTGGCCACCCAGGCCGCTGGCGCCGCCCACGAACTGGGCACGCCGCTGGCGACCATGAGCGTGTTGCTCAACGAAATGCGCCAGGACCACGCCGACCCGCTGCTGCAGGAAGACCTGCAGATCCTCCAGGACCAGGTCAAGCTGTGCAAGGAGACCCTGCAGCAGCTGGTGCGCGCCGCCGAGGCCAACCGGCGCCTGGCGATCATCGAGCAGGATGTCACCGCCTGGCTCGACGAGGCGCTCAACCGCTGGCACCTGATGCGCCCGGAAGCCAGCTACCGCTTCCAGCGCTTGCGCGATGGCGTGGTGCCGCGCCTGACGCCGCCGCCGGACCTGACCCAGGCCCTGCTGAACCTGTTGAACAACGCCGCCGATGCCTGCCCGGACGACCTGGAGGTGCGCCTGGACTGGGACGCCCAGGACATCGTCATCAGCATCCGCGACCATGGCCCCGGCGTTCCGCCGGCCATCGCCGAGGCGATCGGCAAACCTTTCATTACCACCAAGGGCAAAGGCTTCGGCCTGGGCCTGTTCTTGAGCAAGGCCAGCGTGACGCGTGCGGGCGGTTCGGTGAAACTCTATAGTCATGAGCAGGGTGGCACCCTGACCGAATTGCGCCTGCCCCATGGCAAGCGAGGAGATGCATGA
- a CDS encoding SIMPL domain-containing protein (The SIMPL domain is named for its presence in mouse protein SIMPL (signalling molecule that associates with mouse pelle-like kinase). Bacterial member BP26, from Brucella, was shown to assemble into a channel-like structure, while YggE from E. coli has been associated with resistance to oxidative stress.): MHITRRGAAAVALSCGMLASLPALAADEPRYNQVSLRAEVSKEVARDLMVVTLYSEAQNTDPGKLAKEITETMNKAVQQARQVKDVKISQGSRNSYPIYDTKGQKITGWRERAELRLESADFPALSKLTGDLLQDLKMGGMDFSIAPATRKTSEDELLKDAVAAFKARAQLATDALGGKGYKVVSLNLNSSGYPRPYLRNAPMAMMAKGAADEAAPAPDIEAGTSEVSMSADGLIEVQVP; encoded by the coding sequence ATGCACATTACCCGTCGCGGCGCCGCCGCCGTTGCCCTGTCCTGCGGCATGCTCGCCAGCCTGCCGGCCCTGGCAGCCGACGAGCCACGCTACAACCAGGTGTCGCTGCGTGCCGAAGTCAGCAAGGAGGTGGCGCGCGACCTGATGGTCGTGACGCTGTACAGCGAGGCGCAGAACACCGACCCGGGCAAGCTGGCCAAGGAAATCACCGAGACCATGAACAAGGCCGTGCAGCAGGCTCGCCAGGTCAAGGACGTGAAGATCAGCCAGGGCAGCCGCAACAGCTACCCGATCTACGACACCAAGGGCCAGAAGATCACCGGCTGGCGCGAGCGCGCCGAGTTGCGTCTGGAAAGCGCCGACTTCCCGGCCCTGTCCAAGCTCACCGGTGACTTGCTGCAAGACCTGAAGATGGGCGGCATGGACTTCTCCATCGCCCCGGCCACCCGTAAGACCAGCGAAGACGAGCTGCTCAAGGATGCCGTCGCCGCCTTCAAGGCACGCGCCCAGCTGGCCACCGATGCCCTTGGCGGCAAAGGCTACAAGGTGGTCAGCCTGAACCTCAACAGCAGCGGTTACCCGCGCCCCTACCTGCGCAACGCGCCGATGGCGATGATGGCCAAGGGTGCTGCCGACGAAGCCGCGCCGGCACCGGATATCGAAGCCGGCACCAGTGAAGTCAGCATGAGTGCCGATGGCCTGATCGAAGTCCAGGTGCCCTGA
- a CDS encoding septal ring lytic transglycosylase RlpA family protein: MLKRSLTTLALFTLLAGCASHDIDPRGYDQSGTASYYGSRHHGKRTASGEPFNQHGLTAAHRSLPFGSRVLVTNLANQRSVVVRINDRGPHTRGRLIDLSRAAAEKIGMLRSGTARVRVQGLSD, encoded by the coding sequence TTGCTCAAGCGTTCCCTCACCACCCTCGCCCTCTTTACCCTCCTGGCCGGCTGCGCCAGCCATGACATCGACCCTCGCGGCTACGACCAGAGCGGCACCGCCTCCTATTACGGCTCACGCCACCATGGCAAACGCACTGCCAGCGGCGAGCCCTTCAACCAGCATGGCCTCACCGCCGCCCACCGCAGCCTGCCCTTTGGCAGCCGTGTGCTGGTCACCAACCTGGCCAACCAGCGCAGCGTGGTGGTACGCATCAACGACCGTGGCCCCCACACCCGCGGCCGGCTGATCGACCTGTCACGCGCCGCCGCAGAAAAAATCGGCATGCTCCGTAGCGGAACCGCGCGAGTCCGGGTACAAGGTCTGAGCGATTGA
- a CDS encoding AEC family transporter, protein MLALLIQTLNITAPVFAMLFMGVLLKRVHLIDDNFNRVASKLVFNVCMPALLFLGIYHADLAAAVKPGVILYFVVATLVCFGLAWGLAIWRCPRVDRGIYTQGAFRGNNGVIGLALAASLYGDYGISLGAVLAGLVILMYNSLSAVVLAVYSPDLKSDPWSICKSILSNPLIISVLVATPMAYGQVPLPNWLLTSGDYLAQMTLPLALICIGGTLSLAALRDSGRLAVDVSLVKMVWLPLLGTLGAWLCGFRGAELGILFLYIGSPTAAASYVMAREANGNHELAASIIVITTLMAAITTNIGIFILQWGGWI, encoded by the coding sequence ATGCTCGCCCTACTCATCCAGACACTGAACATCACGGCACCTGTGTTCGCCATGCTGTTCATGGGCGTGCTGCTCAAGCGCGTCCACTTGATCGACGACAACTTCAACCGGGTCGCCTCCAAGCTGGTGTTCAACGTGTGCATGCCGGCGCTACTGTTCCTCGGCATCTACCACGCCGACCTGGCTGCGGCGGTGAAGCCCGGGGTGATCCTCTATTTCGTGGTCGCGACACTGGTTTGTTTCGGCCTGGCCTGGGGCCTGGCGATCTGGCGCTGCCCGCGGGTGGACCGCGGCATCTACACGCAAGGCGCGTTTCGCGGCAACAACGGCGTGATCGGCCTGGCACTGGCGGCCAGCCTGTATGGCGACTACGGTATATCCCTCGGCGCGGTGCTGGCCGGGCTGGTGATCCTCATGTACAACTCGCTGTCGGCGGTGGTACTGGCGGTGTACAGCCCGGACCTGAAGTCCGACCCATGGAGCATCTGCAAGAGCATCCTCAGCAACCCGTTGATCATCAGCGTGCTGGTGGCCACGCCCATGGCCTACGGCCAGGTGCCGCTGCCCAACTGGCTGCTGACCTCCGGTGACTACCTGGCGCAGATGACCCTGCCGCTGGCGCTGATCTGCATCGGCGGCACCCTGTCGCTGGCGGCCCTGCGCGACAGTGGCAGGCTGGCCGTCGATGTCAGTTTGGTGAAGATGGTCTGGCTGCCGCTGCTGGGCACCCTGGGTGCCTGGCTGTGCGGGTTCCGTGGTGCCGAGCTGGGCATCCTGTTCCTCTACATCGGCAGCCCCACCGCGGCGGCGAGCTATGTGATGGCGCGGGAGGCCAATGGCAACCATGAGCTGGCGGCGTCGATCATCGTGATCACTACACTGATGGCGGCGATCACCACGAACATCGGGATTTTCATCTTGCAATGGGGTGGATGGATCTAG
- a CDS encoding ABC transporter substrate-binding protein, with amino-acid sequence MLKHAVIPFLVGAGLLAGAPFAHAASNLVFCSEGSPAGFDPGQYTTGTDFDASAETMFNRLTQFERGGTKVIPGLATQWEVSDDGKAYTFHLREGVKFHTTEYFKPTREFNADDVLFTFNRMLDKDHPFRKAYPTEFPYFTDMGMDKNIAKLEKVDDHTVKFTLNDVDAAFIQNLAMSFASIQSAEYADQLLKQGKAADINQKPIGTGPFVFSKYQKDAQIRYKGNKDYWKPEDVKIDNLIFAISTDASVRMQKLKKNECQVTLFPRPADIKPLQEDKKLQMPEQAGFNLGYIAYNVMDKVKGSNDANPLAQLKVREALDMAVNKQQIIESVYQGAGQLAVNAMPPTQWSYDTTIKDAKYDPEKAKQLLKEAGIKEGTEITLWAMPVQRPYNPNAKLMAEMLQSDWAKVGIKAKIVSYEWGEYIKRSKGGEQGAMLIGWSGDNGDPDNWLGTLYSCDAMSGNNFSKWCFKPYDDLIKQAKATSDQAKRTELYKQAQHILKEQVPITPIAHSTVYQPMSTSVKDFRISPFGLNSFYGVSVDK; translated from the coding sequence ATGCTCAAACACGCAGTCATTCCGTTCCTGGTAGGCGCAGGCTTGCTAGCCGGCGCACCGTTCGCCCACGCCGCGTCCAACCTGGTGTTCTGCTCCGAAGGCAGCCCGGCCGGATTCGACCCGGGGCAATACACCACCGGAACCGACTTCGACGCCTCCGCCGAGACCATGTTCAACCGCCTGACCCAGTTCGAGCGTGGCGGTACCAAGGTCATTCCGGGCCTGGCCACCCAGTGGGAGGTCTCCGATGACGGCAAGGCCTACACTTTCCACCTGCGCGAAGGTGTGAAGTTCCATACCACCGAGTACTTCAAGCCGACCCGTGAGTTCAACGCCGACGACGTGCTGTTCACCTTCAACCGCATGCTCGACAAGGACCACCCCTTCCGCAAGGCCTACCCCACCGAGTTCCCGTACTTCACCGACATGGGCATGGACAAGAACATCGCCAAGCTCGAGAAGGTCGATGACCATACCGTGAAGTTCACCCTCAACGACGTCGACGCCGCGTTCATCCAGAACCTGGCCATGAGCTTCGCTTCGATCCAGTCCGCCGAGTACGCCGACCAGTTGCTCAAGCAGGGCAAGGCCGCCGACATCAACCAAAAGCCTATCGGCACCGGCCCGTTCGTGTTCAGCAAGTACCAGAAGGACGCGCAGATCCGCTACAAGGGCAACAAGGACTATTGGAAACCCGAGGACGTGAAGATCGACAACCTGATCTTCGCCATCAGCACCGACGCCTCGGTGCGCATGCAAAAGCTCAAGAAGAACGAATGCCAGGTCACGCTGTTCCCGCGCCCGGCCGACATCAAGCCGCTGCAGGAAGACAAGAAGCTGCAGATGCCTGAGCAGGCCGGCTTCAACCTCGGCTACATCGCCTACAACGTGATGGACAAGGTCAAGGGCAGCAATGACGCCAACCCGCTGGCCCAGCTCAAGGTCCGCGAGGCCCTGGACATGGCCGTCAACAAGCAGCAGATCATCGAGTCGGTGTACCAGGGCGCCGGCCAGTTGGCGGTCAACGCCATGCCGCCGACCCAGTGGTCCTACGACACCACCATCAAGGACGCCAAGTACGATCCGGAGAAGGCGAAACAGCTGCTCAAGGAAGCCGGCATCAAGGAAGGCACCGAGATCACCTTGTGGGCCATGCCGGTGCAGCGCCCCTATAACCCCAACGCCAAGCTGATGGCCGAAATGCTCCAGTCCGACTGGGCCAAGGTCGGCATCAAGGCCAAGATCGTCAGCTACGAATGGGGCGAGTACATCAAGCGTTCCAAGGGCGGCGAACAAGGCGCCATGCTGATCGGCTGGAGCGGCGACAACGGTGACCCGGACAACTGGCTCGGCACCCTGTACAGCTGCGACGCCATGAGCGGCAACAACTTCTCCAAATGGTGCTTTAAGCCCTACGACGATCTGATCAAGCAGGCCAAGGCGACCTCCGACCAGGCCAAGCGCACCGAGCTGTACAAGCAGGCGCAGCATATCCTCAAGGAGCAGGTGCCGATCACCCCGATCGCCCACTCCACCGTGTATCAGCCAATGAGCACGTCCGTGAAGGACTTCAGGATCAGCCCCTTCGGCCTGAACTCCTTCTATGGGGTCAGCGTGGACAAGTAA
- a CDS encoding phospholipase: MSGIHTAPVAAKAQATLVVADLDQLFDEHGIALPGPDSHLMLVMHGHHTLKYHRPVPPSTGGKSAQRGPELFFEGAEHTAIGDNTLLRYEAGQPGIPAHQSPLPLPNGLNLTYGQVIALGGDFYGLPDRPIADGGSDAERIERFIQAFDSLARLPAAKAEAEQILAVMQEEIRAANQAIKDGRQPHEAYDALGDSLSARWNRITGGGSFASDLFPLGRYLKLAASNWDHFGPWALLAYQAGHAAALQQALKARASGAERDLQLAYAMNAFADHFLTDLFSAGHLRVPRKALADTVTPSDVGSLISRFMHDEDSKYGLAVRNAEGEQWRAYGDKRYFDSVDVANRRQVARAVQRSADEVFQAFAEGRMPQAKDFSALRLAPDLRAAEQDLVPGNFAALYFQDGKAVLRRKDVNDLNDRNRIGDWWGWSTYLLLKDYKPNKPTGFIDAPATSPVITGWERREPDGLNWQRGNAVRYAFSITDQLNESYIGPWSGYAELTDQFHPSVQVPADGKQRGRNLFRQFRGGSPELIASLDAKTTLYIDRNA; encoded by the coding sequence ATGTCAGGAATACACACTGCACCTGTGGCCGCGAAGGCCCAGGCCACGCTGGTGGTCGCTGACCTCGACCAGCTGTTCGATGAGCACGGCATCGCCCTGCCCGGTCCCGACAGCCATCTGATGCTGGTCATGCACGGCCACCACACCCTCAAGTATCACCGCCCTGTACCACCGTCGACTGGCGGCAAATCTGCGCAGCGCGGCCCGGAGCTGTTCTTCGAAGGCGCCGAGCACACCGCCATCGGTGACAACACCCTGTTGCGCTACGAAGCAGGCCAACCCGGCATCCCCGCCCATCAGTCACCATTGCCTCTGCCCAACGGCCTGAACCTGACCTATGGCCAGGTGATCGCCCTGGGCGGCGATTTCTATGGCCTGCCCGATCGCCCGATCGCCGATGGCGGCAGCGACGCCGAACGAATCGAACGCTTCATCCAGGCCTTCGACTCCCTGGCACGCCTACCGGCGGCCAAGGCGGAAGCCGAACAGATCCTCGCGGTCATGCAGGAAGAAATCCGCGCCGCCAACCAGGCCATCAAGGACGGCCGGCAGCCCCATGAAGCCTATGACGCACTGGGCGACAGCCTGTCGGCACGCTGGAACCGCATCACCGGCGGCGGCAGCTTCGCCTCCGACCTGTTCCCCCTGGGCCGCTACCTGAAACTGGCCGCCAGCAACTGGGACCACTTCGGCCCCTGGGCGCTGCTGGCCTACCAGGCCGGCCACGCCGCCGCCCTGCAGCAGGCGCTGAAAGCCCGCGCCAGCGGCGCCGAACGCGACCTGCAACTGGCCTATGCGATGAACGCCTTCGCCGACCACTTCCTCACCGACCTGTTCTCCGCCGGCCACCTGCGGGTACCGCGCAAGGCCCTGGCCGACACCGTCACGCCGAGCGACGTCGGCTCGCTGATCTCGCGCTTCATGCACGACGAGGACAGCAAGTACGGCCTGGCCGTGCGCAATGCCGAGGGCGAGCAATGGCGCGCCTACGGCGACAAGCGCTACTTCGACAGCGTCGATGTGGCCAACCGTCGTCAAGTGGCGCGCGCCGTGCAGCGCTCGGCCGATGAAGTGTTCCAGGCCTTCGCCGAGGGCCGCATGCCCCAGGCCAAGGACTTTTCGGCCCTGCGCCTGGCGCCCGACCTGCGCGCCGCCGAACAGGACCTGGTGCCCGGCAACTTCGCCGCGCTGTACTTCCAGGACGGCAAGGCCGTGCTGCGGCGCAAGGACGTCAACGACCTCAACGACCGCAACCGCATCGGCGACTGGTGGGGCTGGAGCACCTACCTGCTGCTCAAGGACTACAAGCCGAACAAGCCCACCGGTTTCATCGATGCCCCCGCCACCTCGCCGGTGATCACCGGCTGGGAGCGCCGTGAGCCCGATGGCCTGAACTGGCAACGGGGCAACGCAGTGCGCTATGCCTTCAGCATCACCGACCAGCTCAACGAGTCGTACATTGGCCCATGGAGCGGCTATGCCGAGCTCACCGACCAGTTCCATCCGAGCGTGCAGGTGCCGGCGGACGGCAAGCAACGCGGGCGCAACCTGTTCCGCCAGTTCCGCGGCGGTTCACCGGAACTGATCGCCAGCCTGGACGCAAAGACAACGCTCTATATCGATCGCAACGCGTGA